In the genome of Thermomicrobiales bacterium, one region contains:
- a CDS encoding FAD-binding oxidoreductase: MTSTSNEEPRSYWHATAPPPVPSADLPDASDVVVIGGGQVGTWTAYWLARAGADVTLIERTAISWGATGRNGGFVSAGLADGFTATAARIGEEGAWGVWRISEQGREIVQQIIAEEGIDCDYRENGTIGLILGEDELDVKHASVDELAAHGVSIEALDRKSLQELIQTPLADEIAGGVFHPQNALVHSARYLAGVGAAAQRRGARFCRANVTQLKPDGDGTLVVTEQGTVRARHVVVGVNAWTDELVPGLKGLVVPVRGQILSYEPIPTTFTTGVGVAVTPTGEYWQQALDGSIVIGGCRDDAPNKDVGVRDTIPTPDVISRIADVIPRLFPQLNGLKIERSWAGLMAFTADYLPVAGEAPGLPNVFVAGGFCGHGMPFGPRLGQLFTEAITSGTTPDALFPLRADRPTLTPVVSTVFEAVE, translated from the coding sequence ATGACAAGCACTTCGAACGAGGAGCCGCGCTCCTACTGGCACGCGACTGCGCCGCCGCCGGTGCCGTCGGCGGACCTGCCGGACGCCAGCGATGTCGTCGTGATCGGCGGCGGCCAGGTCGGTACATGGACGGCGTACTGGCTGGCGCGCGCCGGCGCAGATGTCACGCTGATCGAACGGACAGCGATTAGTTGGGGGGCGACGGGCCGCAACGGCGGCTTCGTTTCAGCCGGCCTGGCTGACGGCTTCACTGCGACGGCTGCGCGAATCGGCGAGGAGGGCGCGTGGGGCGTCTGGCGCATCTCAGAGCAGGGTCGCGAGATCGTTCAGCAGATCATTGCCGAGGAAGGCATTGACTGCGACTACCGCGAGAACGGCACGATCGGCCTGATCCTCGGCGAGGACGAGCTGGACGTGAAGCACGCCAGCGTCGATGAGCTCGCCGCACACGGCGTCTCGATTGAGGCGCTGGATCGCAAGAGCCTGCAGGAGCTGATCCAGACACCTCTTGCGGATGAGATCGCCGGTGGCGTCTTTCACCCGCAGAATGCGCTCGTTCATTCGGCACGCTACCTGGCCGGCGTCGGCGCGGCCGCCCAGCGTCGCGGGGCTCGATTCTGCAGGGCGAACGTGACTCAGCTAAAGCCGGATGGCGACGGCACGCTCGTCGTGACCGAGCAGGGCACCGTTCGCGCTCGCCATGTCGTCGTGGGGGTCAACGCCTGGACCGACGAGCTGGTGCCGGGACTCAAGGGGCTCGTCGTGCCGGTGCGCGGCCAGATTCTGTCGTATGAGCCGATCCCGACGACATTCACCACCGGCGTCGGCGTGGCCGTGACACCGACCGGTGAATACTGGCAGCAGGCGCTCGACGGCTCGATTGTCATCGGCGGCTGCCGCGACGATGCGCCCAACAAGGATGTTGGTGTCCGCGATACGATCCCAACGCCCGATGTCATCTCTCGCATCGCCGATGTCATTCCGCGCCTGTTTCCGCAGCTCAACGGCTTGAAAATCGAACGAAGCTGGGCCGGGCTGATGGCATTCACCGCGGACTATCTGCCAGTGGCCGGGGAAGCGCCGGGTCTCCCGAACGTCTTCGTGGCTGGGGGCTTTTGCGGCCACGGCATGCCATTCGGTCCTCGTCTTGGCCAGCTCTTCACCGAAGCGATTACATCGGGCACGACGCCGGATGCGCTCTTCCCGCTGCGCGCCGATCGCCCGACGCTGACGCCAGTTGTCAGCACGGTATTCGAAGCAGTCGAATAA
- a CDS encoding DinB family protein translates to MTTAEPARNLLAITPVKANDATIARWLGAIENSRRRTLDLLCDINPVAIDWQRDGENTIGTLLYHIAAIEADWLYCEVLTQPFPEDVVALFPWDVRDAAGRLSHVAGRSIDEHVELLAAIRTRLLAAFQPMTLSDFQTLRVLPDYDVSPEWVLHHLMQHEAEHRGQIDLTLTAFAADVGQQ, encoded by the coding sequence ATGACTACCGCCGAACCAGCACGTAACCTGCTCGCCATCACGCCGGTGAAAGCGAACGATGCGACTATCGCTCGCTGGCTTGGCGCAATCGAAAACTCGCGCCGGCGCACCCTCGATCTCCTGTGCGACATCAACCCAGTCGCGATCGACTGGCAGCGCGACGGCGAAAACACGATCGGGACACTGCTCTATCACATCGCGGCGATCGAGGCGGACTGGCTCTACTGCGAAGTCCTCACTCAGCCGTTTCCCGAGGATGTCGTCGCGCTGTTCCCGTGGGATGTCCGCGATGCTGCCGGACGACTCTCCCACGTCGCCGGGCGCTCGATCGATGAACACGTGGAGCTTCTCGCAGCGATCCGGACCCGATTGCTGGCCGCATTCCAGCCGATGACGCTCTCCGACTTCCAGACGCTCCGCGTCCTACCCGACTACGACGTATCCCCCGAATGGGTGCTGCACCACCTGATGCAGCACGAGGCCGAACACCGGGGCCAGATCGACCTGACGCTGACTGCGTTTGCGGCGGATGTTGGACAACAGTGA
- a CDS encoding GDSL-type esterase/lipase family protein, with product MRVPVSLRTLFVFAILLSSVLSMGAATPASAQNPRLPKSIDYWALGDSLPAGTGLGDDALGLDLTPCKRSWDRSYPQRVASALRASIPNVNFTRDQFLACNGARITYDAQGVVNRCLQHFWWNQDCKNKMLHNQVDTVIQKLEQNKRNGIAKPTLVTITAGINDLDYTNPATIYQVITWGDDWFNWYLKERSEGVRLGLTAEIARLAKYPNVTVVVTDVHNPFNTDSIIFHLPGSQCSVAPPPYPGAASLDCYQRSEDAVHAINQAISVARSQNFRSGPIGFAQLHDLFHGHESPMASTPPGIAPCGYAPPGTGETWVQYSTDPASNSRPFLFDGLAQLLVPGIGQWTGDCVHPNDLGAQQFANAVSGIALDMLHQ from the coding sequence ATGCGCGTCCCTGTGTCGCTCCGAACCCTGTTTGTGTTCGCTATCCTGCTCAGCTCAGTGCTTTCGATGGGGGCAGCCACACCGGCATCTGCCCAGAATCCGCGCTTGCCGAAGTCAATCGACTACTGGGCGCTCGGTGACTCACTCCCGGCCGGCACCGGGCTCGGTGATGACGCGCTCGGGCTCGACCTGACGCCATGTAAGCGCTCCTGGGACCGGTCATATCCGCAGCGCGTGGCGTCTGCCCTGCGCGCATCAATTCCGAACGTCAATTTCACTCGGGACCAGTTCCTCGCCTGCAATGGCGCGCGCATCACCTACGATGCGCAAGGCGTGGTGAATCGCTGTCTGCAGCATTTCTGGTGGAACCAGGACTGCAAGAACAAGATGCTCCACAATCAGGTTGACACCGTCATCCAGAAGCTGGAACAGAACAAGCGGAACGGCATCGCGAAGCCAACGCTGGTGACCATTACCGCAGGAATCAACGACCTGGACTATACGAATCCGGCGACGATCTATCAGGTGATTACATGGGGAGACGACTGGTTCAACTGGTATCTCAAGGAGCGCAGCGAGGGTGTGCGACTCGGTCTGACGGCTGAAATTGCCCGTCTGGCGAAGTATCCGAACGTTACGGTCGTCGTCACGGACGTGCACAATCCGTTCAACACCGACAGCATCATCTTCCACCTGCCGGGGAGCCAGTGCAGTGTCGCGCCGCCACCGTATCCGGGTGCTGCGTCGCTCGACTGCTACCAGCGCAGTGAGGATGCGGTGCATGCGATCAACCAGGCGATATCGGTTGCCCGCAGCCAGAACTTCCGCAGCGGTCCGATCGGGTTCGCGCAGCTCCACGACCTGTTCCACGGCCATGAGTCGCCGATGGCAAGTACGCCGCCGGGCATCGCGCCGTGCGGCTACGCTCCTCCGGGCACCGGCGAGACGTGGGTCCAGTACTCGACAGATCCAGCATCAAACTCGCGCCCGTTCCTGTTTGACGGGCTCGCGCAACTCCTCGTCCCGGGTATCGGGCAATGGACGGGAGATTGTGTCCATCCGAATGACCTCGGCGCACAGCAGTTTGCGAACGCCGTGTCAGGGATTGCGCTGGACATGCTCCACCAGTAG
- a CDS encoding pyridoxal-phosphate dependent enzyme: MRWTLDDISTARDRLRGVAARSPLLRLHESDSIWIKLEMLQPIGSFKIRGAYNAIAARMERGALDEVTTLSAGNMSQAVAWSARRLGLRSTAIMPADAPEMKKAATRGYGAQIELISRSEIMTAMQDGRFNDRPGFIHPFNDPLVAAGNGTIGLEILEDLPDVETVIVPVGGGGLVLGIASAIKETLPDVKIFGVQPVGGSALAISLAAGEPRTTPYETFVDGAGAPFVAADSFPDFQRLLAGCLTVTDNETKAAIARLATRNKLLTEGAGALAVAAALALPEEQRGKTVCILSGGSIDPALVADILRDYA, translated from the coding sequence ATGCGCTGGACATTGGACGACATTTCGACCGCCCGGGACCGATTGCGCGGCGTCGCAGCGCGCTCACCACTCTTAAGGCTGCACGAAAGCGATTCCATCTGGATCAAGCTGGAGATGCTGCAGCCGATTGGCTCATTCAAGATTCGCGGTGCTTACAACGCGATCGCTGCTCGCATGGAGCGTGGCGCGCTTGATGAGGTCACGACACTTTCCGCCGGCAACATGTCGCAGGCCGTGGCGTGGTCAGCGCGCCGCCTCGGGCTGCGCTCCACCGCCATCATGCCGGCCGATGCGCCGGAGATGAAGAAAGCGGCCACTCGTGGCTACGGAGCTCAGATTGAGCTGATCTCGCGTTCCGAGATCATGACGGCGATGCAGGATGGACGCTTCAACGACCGGCCCGGCTTCATTCACCCGTTCAACGATCCGCTGGTTGCAGCGGGCAACGGCACCATCGGCCTGGAGATTCTGGAAGACCTGCCGGATGTCGAGACGGTGATCGTACCGGTCGGCGGCGGTGGGCTGGTGCTTGGCATCGCCTCGGCGATCAAAGAGACGCTTCCTGACGTGAAGATCTTTGGCGTGCAACCGGTGGGCGGCAGCGCGCTTGCCATCTCGCTGGCTGCCGGTGAGCCACGGACCACCCCGTACGAGACGTTCGTCGACGGTGCGGGTGCGCCGTTCGTTGCTGCCGACTCATTCCCCGACTTCCAGCGACTGCTGGCTGGTTGCCTCACGGTGACCGATAACGAAACCAAAGCGGCCATTGCGCGACTGGCAACGCGCAACAAACTTCTGACTGAAGGCGCAGGCGCTCTTGCCGTCGCAGCCGCACTGGCGCTGCCCGAAGAGCAGCGTGGCAAGACGGTCTGCATCCTCAGCGGCGGGAGCATCGACCCTGCACTAGTCGCCGACATCCTCCGAGACTACGCCTGA